In one Mucilaginibacter sp. PAMB04168 genomic region, the following are encoded:
- a CDS encoding MotA/TolQ/ExbB proton channel family protein, which translates to MATAPSKPTTPVKKESSGNSSAFASLVIPICFVIAVLLFIFVLGDASHYKGGDVEHGEPTDYFGTIHKGGPIVPVLMTCFLMMIVFSIERFVVIGKASGTGNVDAFVRKINSFLNQGNIEAASAECDKQKGSVANVIKSGLKKYREMEEEPNLDVDQKTLAIQKDIEEATALEMPMLEQNLTIIATLVSVGTLIGLLGTVVGMIGAFRALATSGAPNQAELSSHISEALINTALGILTSALSIISYNVFTSKIDKLTYAIDETGFSIVQTFAASHKNKARY; encoded by the coding sequence ATGGCAACCGCACCATCAAAACCAACTACTCCTGTTAAAAAAGAAAGCTCTGGTAACTCAAGCGCTTTCGCTTCTTTAGTAATTCCTATTTGTTTCGTAATAGCAGTATTGCTGTTTATTTTCGTTTTGGGTGATGCAAGCCACTATAAAGGCGGCGACGTTGAGCACGGCGAACCAACCGATTACTTCGGAACTATACACAAAGGCGGTCCAATTGTACCCGTGTTAATGACTTGTTTCTTAATGATGATCGTTTTCTCTATTGAGCGTTTTGTTGTAATTGGCAAAGCTTCTGGTACTGGTAACGTTGATGCTTTTGTTAGAAAAATCAATTCTTTCTTAAACCAAGGTAACATCGAAGCTGCAAGTGCAGAGTGCGATAAACAAAAAGGTTCAGTAGCTAACGTAATCAAATCAGGTCTGAAAAAATACCGTGAAATGGAAGAAGAGCCAAACCTTGACGTTGATCAAAAAACTTTAGCTATCCAAAAAGACATCGAAGAAGCAACTGCTTTAGAAATGCCAATGTTAGAGCAAAACTTAACTATCATCGCTACACTGGTATCAGTAGGTACACTGATCGGTTTGTTAGGTACGGTGGTAGGTATGATCGGTGCATTCCGTGCACTGGCTACTTCAGGTGCTCCTAACCAGGCTGAGTTATCATCTCACATTTCTGAGGCCTTGATTAATACAGCTTTGGGTATCTTAACTTCAGCATTGTCAATTATCTCTTACAACGTATTTACGTCTAAAATTGATAAACTGACTTACGCTATTGATGAGACTGGTTTCAGCATTGTGCAAACATTTGCTGCATCACACAAAAATAAAGCTAGATACTAG